AATTTCGACAACTCGTCGGGAGTTGCGAAAGGGCTGCGTCGGCTCCCAACGCAGAATGGTCGTTGCGGCGGCAAACTGGACTCGAGCTTCAGGAGCATCGAGGGCATCGGTCACCGCGCTGTGCCCCTGCTTCGCGAGCAGGAGATGCGGCGAACCGTTCAGAGCCAGGGCTTCCAGCACCGCTAGTTGGGCGCCGATCAGCTTGTGGTCGAGTGCGTACTGCAGCACCCGTTCGCAGACATCCGGACCGCAGCGCACGGCCAGGTCCAGCGCGGAGTCGGGGCCGGCCGGCAACGGCGTTTTCCAGCCATTCTGTTCGACAGCCCGCATCAGCAGCGCCGTCAGCAGAACGACGGGGGGCTGTCCTGAATCCGGAGCCAGCAACGTCGCCTCACGGGCAAGGCGTTCTGCCAGAAACAGCGATGCCTGAGCCCGCGGCACGGGATGTTCGACGACGGTTCCCGCTTCCACGCTCCAGGTCCAGACTGGAATTTCAGTCATCTCTTCGTAGAGCTGCGGCCATTGATAAGAGCCGTCGAGATGCTGTGTGGCGGCGGCCAGCATGCTCTTCACCGCCCCGTCGGACGACAATCGGTTCACCGCCTGACCGTCGCCATAACGCAGTCGGGCCAGTGCGATCCGGGCAGCGCCGCGGGTTCCGGCCGGCTGACCTTCAGCGAACGCCGGATACCACAGCCACAACATGTTCGATTCAGAACCGACCTTGCCCAGCACGTCTGCCGCAACGGCGCGGACTTCTTCATTGGGAGAAGCGAGAGCGCCAATCAGCGGCGGAATTGCTTCCGTTCCCAGTCGCGTGAGCGTAACGGCCAGCGTATCGCGTCCAACGCCCAGGTCGCCGTCGAGATGCTTGAGGATCGGTGGCACCGCGTACGGGCCCATGTGCCGCAGTTCAGTCAAGGCTTCCGCGCGTTCGCGGGCGCTTCCGCCGAGTTTGGCAATCAACCCGTCGGCATAGCCCGGCTGGGAGATCTGATTTTGAACGGCAGCCGTCAGGCGATCGAGGAGCGTCGTCGCGGGTGGATTGAGTTCCTTCAGCCGCGTCAGCTCGAGAAAGGTGCCGGTCCCGTGAGCCGTCCGCAGCGCCATCATGTCTTCATCAGACGGCTCGAGCGCCAGCGTCTGTTCGAGATAGTACTTGGCGAGATCGAGCCGCGCGAGCTTCACCATCAGCAGCGCTGCATCGAAATTTTCTGGAACGGTGGTCGGTTTCACGAACAGGGGATCGCCCGGCGGCGGGCCCGGGGGAGCGGCGTCATCCTGAGCGAAGGCTCCGGTCGTCCAGACGAGCAGACACACACAGCTCCACGCCTGAACCCGGCTTGCGAATCGCACTTGCATGTCGATCACTCCCCTCGCGAACTCGTTCTCACACCGCTTGCGTCGCCTGAAAGCGCTTTTCAGGCCTGCAAAGTCAGGTTTTGTGCAGTGCCGTGAGCTGATTCCAGCAGGATGTCAGCGATTCCGTCACCGCCGCCGACAACGTCGGCCGAATCTCCCTATCTTACCAACGGGCGCGGTCGTACCGTCGCGCCAGTTGGCAGTGAAACTATCGAATTCGCCGCCGCCGCGACTTGAACCCGGTGCCGTCGGCGGTCGCTGGCAGATCCGGATTGCTCGCGGGAATCGTTACAAGTGGATCAGCCGGAAAAGGAACGGCTGACGAGAATTGGAAAGCCTTGTTTTCAAAATCCGAAATTCGAAGCACGAAATCCGAAACGAATTCAAAGACTCCGAAACGAATTCAAAGACTAATTTCGGATTTCGAGACTCGTGCTTCGAATTTTGACGATCGGCGACCAACTGCAAAAGTTGGTATCCCTTCAAAGCTGGTAGCACATCAGCTTGTCCTGCTCGCGGAGATACAGCTTGCCCCCTGCGACGACCGGATGCGCCCAGCTTTCCCGCTCCTGGTATTCCGGCTTGAAAGTGCCCAGGAGTTCGTAGGTCTTTTCGTTGGCGTTGATGAGGGCGACGGTGCCGTCCTGATAGCGGAAAATGAGCTGGTCGTTGACTTCCGTCACCCCGGCCGAGCCCTCGCCGGGCGGACGAGCCTTGCCACCCCAGCGGACTTTGCCGGTCGGCAGATGCACGCAGATGGGAATTCCCTTGTTGTGCTGGTGCCCGGCGTAGATGAAGTCGCCGTCGAGAATCATCCCGCCGTGATGATTCTGAAACGTCTTCGGGTCGAGGAAATAGACCTCTTTGGCATTCACGCCCTCTTTGGTTTTCGTCAGCCGCAGCAGACACGCTCCGGTCTGGTATCCGGTCGAGGCGAAGATGAAATCCCCCTTCACTAGCGGAGTCGGGATATTGGCGATGTCATTGGCCACCTTGTCGTAGCCCCACAGCAGTTTGCCGTCCTCGGCTCGAACTCCGATCAGGCCGTGCCCGACCATCTGCACATACTGTTTGGTCTTCGCTCCTTCAGAGATCACGATTGAGGAGTACCCGGCCCCATCCTTGCCGCGATCTCCCTGATACGGCACCGCCGTCCGCCAGATCTCCTTGCCGGTCAGCTTGTCGAGCGCCACCATCGCGGCCGCATCGCCGCCCGGTGTGCAGACCACACGGTCGCCATCCACCAGCGGCGACTCGGAGAACCCCCAGCCGGACATCAGCTTCCCGCCAAAGTCCTGTCGGAAATCGCGTGTCCAGATCACTTTGCCGTCGGCTGTGTTGAGACAGCAGATGCGGCCGTCCGAGCTGACGATATACAACCTGTCGCCGTCAATCGTGGGCGTACTCCGAGAGCCGGCGTAGTCGTGCTGCGGCGGTCCAGACGTGACGGGCGTCCGCCACACCGGCTTTTGGGATGCGAGATCGATGCAGACGACCGCCTGACCGTCTGGAAAATTGCCGGTGGTATAGAGTCGATTGTTGGCGATCGAGACGCTGGCGTAGCCGTTCCCCATCCCGGAAATGGTCCACAGATGTTGCGGCGGTTTCGATTTCCAGTCGAGCTTCAGGCCCGGCTCTTCCGACTTGCCGTCGCGGTTCGCTCCGCGCCACTGCGGCCAGTCTTCCGCGCCGAGCGCCGGAATCGCCAGACAGCCGATCGCGGCCAGAAAACAACAAACGAAGCGCATTGCCAGCTCTCCGAAGAAGCGGTGAGAGATTGCAGACAGGACGCCTCGAATTCTAACGGCCCCGCAAACAGCTGTCAGCGGTGGTGCCGAGACAAAGAGAAATCAGGGGATTGAACCACGAAAAAGACGAAAGACACGAAATATCATTCAATTGCCTGCTTGTGTGAGGCCAGAGGTCAAGGACCGACGTGGTTTCCCAGAGTCCTTTCGTGTCTTTCGCTTTTTTCGTGGTTTGTTCTTCTCCACTCTTCTCGATGCCCCGTGATGATCATCAATTGATGACTGGAGTCTCGACAAGAGTGATCTTGTCCAGTTGAATCGCATCACCCCCTGCACTGGACACTCGACGCTGGACGCTCGACACTCCTCCCGTGGCCGAGAACCCCCAGATCGCTTCCGAACCGCTCGAAAACGACGCACACTCTCCGTCCGTTGTCGGTCAGGTGATGCAGAACCAGATGGTGTTTCAGGCAGGCAACTCGCTCACCACCGGTTCCTTCTTCAATTATTTCGTCTCGGGATTTCATCCTTCCGCCTTCTGGCTGGCGGTGTTGATGGTTCTGCCTGAGACGACGCAATCGCTGAGCGTTTTGACCCGCCGGCTAACTCTTCGAACCGGGCGCCGCAAACAACTCTGGCTGTTTGGTCTCATCACAGGCCGCTGTTTCGCATTGCTGATTCCTCTCGCACTGTTGTTTCCAAAAGGGGAATCATTTGAAACGAGCGCGGTCACTTTTCTCGTCTGCTGCACCGCCGGCTGGTACCTGCTGCAAGGACTGGCGTACGTCAACTATTTGTCCTGGCTGAGCGACTTGGCGCCTGCGAATTGTTGGGGGCATTTGTTCTCGCGCCGCCAGATGGCGGGGTTGCTGGTGGGAGTTTGTGTGCCTGGAGCGACGCTGTTGCTGCGAAAGCAGATTCTCAATCAACTGCCGCCCCATGCAGCAGCGTGGAGTTACGCGGCGATTTTCCTGCTCGGCGGCTTATTGACGATGGCCTCGGTCTTGCCGCTGCTTTGGATACCCGACGTCACGCTGCCTGCGGAATCCAGCAACAGACTCGGGCTGTGGAAGCTGCTGCAAGGAAACCGTGGCTTTCAATTGCTGCTCGCCTCCCGCTGGACGGCGGCGTTCTTTCAGGGACTCACTCAAACAGTTCTGTTCAAGTTTGCCTATGACGTGCTGAAAATCTCGCTGGAAACGTCGGTTGCCCTTGTCAGTCTGATGGTGCTGCTGCAGTTGCCGATGAGCTGGTGGGCCGGGCGGATCAGCGACCGCAATCAGGACCGCAACGGAGTCTTTGCCGGGATGTTGCTCGTGAGCGGGGCGCTCCCTTTCTGGCTAATGGCGACGCCGGAACGCTGGCAACTGCTCATTCCCGCCTATGTCCTCTGGAGCGGGTTCGCGATTGTGAACGTCTGCGGCACGAACTTGTGCCTGAAGCTTTCTCCCCGCAGCGACAACGTCGGACAATTGGCTTTGTATGAACAGGTCTCCGGCCTCGTCGCCGGTCTGGCCGGCCTGCTCGGCGGCTGGGCCCTGGACAGATTATTGAGTTCTTCCGGCGAGGACGCGTTTCGCTGGCCGATGCTGATTTCGTGGCTCGGCCGCATGGCCGCCCCCATGTGGCTGCTGGCAATTCGCCAACCCAACTCGAATCCTCCCCACTGAGTCAACAACCTGGGCGTTCTCGACTAGAATGCGTCGTGAACGAATCGAAGTAAAGACTTTCGCCACAGATGAACACGGATGAAACACTGATTGAAACAAAAG
This genomic interval from Planctomicrobium piriforme contains the following:
- a CDS encoding HEAT repeat domain-containing protein; this translates as MQVRFASRVQAWSCVCLLVWTTGAFAQDDAAPPGPPPGDPLFVKPTTVPENFDAALLMVKLARLDLAKYYLEQTLALEPSDEDMMALRTAHGTGTFLELTRLKELNPPATTLLDRLTAAVQNQISQPGYADGLIAKLGGSARERAEALTELRHMGPYAVPPILKHLDGDLGVGRDTLAVTLTRLGTEAIPPLIGALASPNEEVRAVAADVLGKVGSESNMLWLWYPAFAEGQPAGTRGAARIALARLRYGDGQAVNRLSSDGAVKSMLAAATQHLDGSYQWPQLYEEMTEIPVWTWSVEAGTVVEHPVPRAQASLFLAERLAREATLLAPDSGQPPVVLLTALLMRAVEQNGWKTPLPAGPDSALDLAVRCGPDVCERVLQYALDHKLIGAQLAVLEALALNGSPHLLLAKQGHSAVTDALDAPEARVQFAAATTILRWEPTQPFRNSRRVVEILARALNTEAMASSVVMDPNVSRAQQTASLFTELGFPATLASTGMDGFKLAAEQGNITLAVLHPNVIRWELSQTVANLRADARTANIPVVIYGPKGIRDRYVDFASHYHNVLFLDEGTDAAQLSRTLQPFLVQLSPPTMTPDQRLNQMREASAWLRRIAVRNIANVFDLEPAEPALTNAIFNPDVAEDALITLGAIGRPNVQNELFNVANSTTISSPLRQLAAYQLAFHIQRFGLLLMPKVAETIPGIWQNETDPQVRIALASVIGTLKPTLAAARQEILSQPASPAPVTSGPESAPEIQ
- a CDS encoding PQQ-binding-like beta-propeller repeat protein, with protein sequence MRFVCCFLAAIGCLAIPALGAEDWPQWRGANRDGKSEEPGLKLDWKSKPPQHLWTISGMGNGYASVSIANNRLYTTGNFPDGQAVVCIDLASQKPVWRTPVTSGPPQHDYAGSRSTPTIDGDRLYIVSSDGRICCLNTADGKVIWTRDFRQDFGGKLMSGWGFSESPLVDGDRVVCTPGGDAAAMVALDKLTGKEIWRTAVPYQGDRGKDGAGYSSIVISEGAKTKQYVQMVGHGLIGVRAEDGKLLWGYDKVANDIANIPTPLVKGDFIFASTGYQTGACLLRLTKTKEGVNAKEVYFLDPKTFQNHHGGMILDGDFIYAGHQHNKGIPICVHLPTGKVRWGGKARPPGEGSAGVTEVNDQLIFRYQDGTVALINANEKTYELLGTFKPEYQERESWAHPVVAGGKLYLREQDKLMCYQL